From a single Planococcus shenhongbingii genomic region:
- a CDS encoding LacI family DNA-binding transcriptional regulator: protein MLFRKEELMVSTIAIAKYAGVSQTTVSRVLNKPNQVKKETYNKVMAAIDEYGYSAEAKEKMNKPKAVNTIRVLAAANDSVLFNGAMLSIVDGAAKQGLFVNIHLDAPVSKEALFDELVSEGTAGVIISALVVEDRLVEKMNQSSIPFVLLNADHPNSSYSVCMNNAEAAYSAVSHLIETGHQEIAWIGGTLTSQTNKDGLLGAIHALQANKHKIRKKRLVITDTDKASLYEAFEKLQNLKKKPTAIVASTDKIAIQLMEFYQTAGRKVPEDISIIGLGNSEFGVHPAIGLTSVGVTDTNEELGQEAVSILLNAINRKKSESQHVKKEVSLFERNTTLPLFVEQQF from the coding sequence ATGTTATTCAGAAAGGAAGAGCTAATGGTATCGACTATAGCAATCGCAAAATACGCAGGGGTTTCTCAAACCACGGTTTCAAGAGTATTGAATAAACCTAATCAAGTCAAAAAGGAAACATACAATAAAGTAATGGCAGCCATTGATGAATATGGTTATTCAGCAGAAGCGAAAGAAAAAATGAATAAGCCAAAAGCAGTTAACACGATTAGAGTTTTAGCAGCTGCAAATGATTCAGTCCTATTCAACGGAGCAATGCTCTCGATAGTGGATGGCGCTGCAAAACAAGGACTATTCGTGAATATTCATTTGGATGCACCAGTCAGTAAGGAAGCTTTATTTGATGAATTGGTTTCTGAAGGAACAGCAGGTGTAATCATTTCAGCTCTGGTGGTCGAGGACCGGCTTGTTGAAAAAATGAATCAATCATCCATTCCTTTTGTACTGTTGAATGCTGACCACCCGAACAGCAGTTATTCGGTATGCATGAATAATGCGGAAGCGGCTTATTCAGCTGTTAGTCATTTAATCGAAACAGGTCATCAGGAAATCGCTTGGATTGGAGGGACGCTCACTAGCCAAACGAACAAAGACGGCCTGCTTGGAGCCATCCATGCTTTGCAAGCGAATAAGCACAAAATCCGGAAAAAGCGCTTGGTGATTACAGATACTGACAAAGCATCATTATATGAAGCTTTTGAAAAGCTGCAAAATCTTAAGAAAAAACCGACCGCAATTGTAGCGTCAACAGATAAAATTGCCATCCAGTTGATGGAGTTCTATCAGACTGCCGGTCGGAAAGTCCCGGAAGATATCAGCATCATCGGACTTGGCAATTCTGAATTTGGCGTCCATCCGGCTATTGGGCTGACTTCGGTTGGAGTTACTGACACGAATGAAGAACTTGGCCAAGAAGCCGTCTCCATATTGCTCAATGCCATCAACAGGAAAAAATCAGAGTCTCAGCATGTAAAGAAAGAAGTATCGTTATTTGAACGCAATACAACACTTCCTCTATTTGTTGAACAGCAATTTTAA
- the ppdK gene encoding pyruvate, phosphate dikinase: MDKKVYMFDEGNSGMKEILGGKGANLAEMTNIGLPVPYGFTISSKACNDYYDSGKRIQEEVKAEILASLARLEAQTGKKLGSTVNPLLVSVRSGSVFSMPGMMDTVLNLGMNDQTVEAVARLTSNPRFAYDSYRRFIQMFSNVVLEIDVFYFEQQLEKIREAKGYHSDPELSAEDWKEVISTYKQIVKKHTKEDFPQDPMQQLFLSINAVFDSWNNQRAIVYRQLNKIPSHYGTAVNIQSMVFGNMGEDSGTGVAFTRNPSTGESLLYGEYLINAQGEDVVAGIRTPNPIQTLQQDMPQVFEQFIEVCRRLEEHYQDMQDIEFTVEHGELFILQTRNGKRTAQAALRIAVEMVEEGVISKKEAILRVEPEQLNQLLHRRIDDKFEKIILAKGLPASPGAATGRVVFDPDEAEQLNNEGEKVILVRTETTPDDIHGIHAAQGVVTSRGGMTSHAAVVARGMGKSCICGCEALKIDMQLQQFQVGETVVKRLDTITIDGGTGEIIIGEIPMIDPELSKEFELLLSWADEERTLDVRANADNPKDAKKALEFGAEGIGLCRTEHMFMEADRVPIVQQMILAETEEQRKLALAKLLPMQESDYEGIFEAMQGLPVTIRLLDPPLHEFLPDKEHLAVEVAKLQITKPGSKELAEKEKLLKRVRQLDESNPMLGHRGVRLGISFPEIYQMQAEAIFNTAALLESKGITVIPEIMIPLVGHVNELKIMRQLVIDTAAAVQAKTGVQIDYTVGTMIEVPRAALTADEIATEADFFSFGTNDLTQTTFGYSRDDAEGKFLKDYVENKILTDNPFAVLDQAGVGELIKTGIKLGKQTKPALKTGICGEHGGETSSIEFCCLQGLDYVSCSPYRVPLARLAAAQAAIKNNLKKEEFIII, encoded by the coding sequence ATGGATAAAAAAGTGTATATGTTTGACGAAGGAAATAGCGGCATGAAGGAAATTCTGGGAGGAAAAGGGGCTAACTTAGCGGAAATGACAAATATCGGCTTGCCGGTTCCTTATGGCTTCACGATTTCCTCCAAAGCCTGCAACGATTATTACGATTCGGGAAAGCGCATCCAAGAAGAAGTGAAAGCGGAAATTCTGGCATCGCTGGCTCGTTTGGAAGCGCAGACCGGCAAGAAATTGGGCAGCACCGTCAACCCGTTGCTTGTGTCGGTCCGTTCCGGATCTGTATTTTCAATGCCGGGCATGATGGACACCGTCTTGAATCTCGGAATGAATGATCAAACCGTAGAAGCGGTAGCCCGCTTAACCAGCAATCCGCGTTTTGCTTATGATTCCTACCGCCGGTTCATTCAAATGTTCTCGAACGTGGTACTGGAAATTGATGTCTTTTACTTTGAACAGCAGCTGGAAAAAATTAGGGAAGCAAAAGGGTACCACAGCGATCCCGAACTATCTGCTGAAGATTGGAAAGAAGTCATTTCCACCTATAAACAGATCGTAAAAAAACATACGAAAGAAGATTTTCCGCAAGATCCGATGCAGCAGCTGTTCCTATCGATCAACGCTGTATTTGATTCCTGGAATAACCAGCGGGCGATTGTATACCGCCAGTTGAATAAGATTCCGAGCCATTACGGGACGGCTGTCAATATCCAGAGCATGGTGTTTGGCAATATGGGAGAAGACTCCGGGACAGGAGTGGCATTTACGCGAAATCCATCAACAGGCGAATCGTTGCTGTACGGGGAGTACCTAATCAATGCACAAGGCGAGGACGTGGTGGCGGGCATTCGCACGCCGAATCCAATCCAGACGCTGCAGCAGGATATGCCACAAGTATTCGAACAGTTCATCGAAGTGTGCCGCCGCCTAGAAGAGCATTACCAGGATATGCAGGATATTGAATTTACAGTGGAGCATGGAGAACTGTTTATCCTTCAAACCCGGAATGGCAAACGGACCGCCCAGGCAGCACTTCGAATTGCAGTCGAAATGGTGGAAGAAGGCGTGATTTCCAAAAAAGAAGCGATCCTTCGCGTAGAACCGGAACAGCTGAACCAGCTGCTTCACCGCCGCATTGACGATAAATTTGAGAAAATCATCTTGGCAAAAGGCTTGCCGGCATCTCCGGGAGCAGCGACAGGACGCGTCGTTTTTGACCCGGATGAAGCCGAACAATTGAACAATGAAGGCGAAAAAGTGATTTTAGTCCGCACCGAAACCACACCTGATGACATCCATGGCATTCATGCGGCACAAGGCGTCGTCACCAGCCGGGGCGGCATGACAAGCCATGCCGCGGTTGTCGCGAGAGGCATGGGGAAATCCTGCATTTGCGGCTGTGAAGCGCTGAAAATCGATATGCAGCTGCAGCAGTTCCAAGTGGGGGAAACCGTCGTAAAACGATTGGATACGATTACAATTGACGGCGGAACAGGAGAAATTATCATAGGGGAAATCCCGATGATCGACCCTGAACTTTCAAAAGAATTTGAGCTGTTGCTGTCATGGGCAGACGAAGAACGGACACTGGATGTGCGGGCTAATGCAGACAATCCGAAAGATGCAAAAAAAGCATTGGAATTTGGAGCAGAAGGCATCGGTTTATGCCGGACTGAACATATGTTCATGGAAGCTGACCGAGTTCCCATTGTTCAGCAAATGATTTTAGCGGAAACGGAAGAGCAGCGAAAACTGGCTTTAGCTAAATTATTGCCGATGCAGGAAAGCGATTATGAAGGGATTTTTGAAGCGATGCAAGGACTTCCGGTAACGATTCGCCTTCTGGACCCTCCGCTTCATGAATTCTTGCCGGACAAAGAACATTTGGCTGTGGAAGTGGCCAAATTGCAAATAACCAAACCGGGTTCCAAAGAACTCGCTGAAAAAGAAAAACTGCTAAAACGCGTCCGCCAATTGGATGAATCCAATCCGATGCTCGGCCACCGGGGAGTCCGCTTGGGCATTAGTTTCCCTGAGATTTATCAGATGCAGGCAGAAGCCATCTTCAATACTGCCGCATTATTGGAAAGCAAAGGCATCACCGTCATACCGGAAATCATGATTCCGCTGGTGGGCCATGTGAACGAATTGAAAATTATGCGCCAGCTGGTCATTGACACGGCAGCTGCCGTCCAAGCGAAGACAGGCGTACAAATCGATTATACCGTCGGGACCATGATCGAAGTGCCGCGTGCGGCGCTTACCGCGGATGAAATCGCGACGGAAGCCGACTTTTTCTCTTTCGGCACCAACGATTTAACGCAAACCACATTCGGTTACAGCCGGGATGATGCAGAAGGCAAGTTTTTGAAAGATTACGTGGAAAACAAGATTTTGACGGACAATCCATTTGCCGTACTCGACCAAGCCGGTGTGGGAGAACTGATCAAAACCGGCATTAAACTTGGCAAACAAACCAAGCCGGCCTTGAAAACAGGGATTTGCGGAGAACATGGCGGAGAAACGAGTTCAATTGAGTTTTGCTGCCTGCAAGGGCTGGACTATGTCAGCTGCTCACCATACCGCGTTCCGTTGGCGCGCCTGGCAGCCGCTCAAGCCGCGATAAAAAATAATCTGAAAAAAGAAGAATTTATTATTATCTAG
- a CDS encoding pyruvate, water dikinase regulatory protein: MSQKEIVYLLSDSIGETAEFVVKAVAAQFIEKDFEIRQTSHVSSEADIEQIILKAKKDDSIVVYTFVIDALKDYLNKRAHEENIEAVDLLSPLMNVFIKKYKREPAHKPGLTRKLDEKYFQKVEAIEFAVKYDDARDTEGIAKADIVLIGVSRTSKTPLSMYLAYKGYKVANIPLVPEVPAPAELFELPKGKCIGLIIKPDSLNAIRKERLKKLGLQPHAAYAKLDRILEELDYAEKIMKRVGCPIINVSNKAIEETANDVMDILNMQKNVYSL, encoded by the coding sequence ATGAGCCAGAAAGAAATTGTTTATCTCTTATCTGATTCAATTGGCGAAACAGCTGAATTTGTAGTCAAAGCAGTAGCCGCGCAATTCATTGAAAAAGATTTTGAAATCCGCCAAACTTCGCATGTCAGTTCAGAAGCAGATATTGAACAAATCATTTTAAAAGCAAAAAAAGACGATTCGATTGTTGTTTATACCTTTGTGATTGATGCACTGAAGGACTATCTGAATAAACGGGCACACGAGGAAAACATTGAAGCTGTTGATTTACTGTCTCCTCTTATGAACGTCTTCATCAAAAAATATAAGCGGGAACCGGCACATAAACCGGGGCTTACGCGGAAACTGGATGAGAAGTATTTCCAAAAAGTCGAAGCGATTGAATTCGCCGTAAAATACGATGATGCCCGGGATACTGAAGGGATCGCCAAAGCGGATATTGTGCTGATCGGCGTGTCCCGGACATCGAAAACGCCTTTATCGATGTATTTGGCTTATAAAGGCTATAAAGTAGCCAATATCCCTTTAGTTCCGGAAGTGCCTGCCCCTGCTGAGCTTTTTGAACTTCCAAAAGGCAAATGCATCGGCTTAATCATCAAGCCAGATAGTTTAAATGCCATCCGCAAGGAAAGGCTGAAAAAGCTGGGGCTGCAGCCGCACGCTGCCTATGCCAAATTAGACCGCATTTTAGAAGAATTGGATTACGCAGAGAAAATTATGAAACGGGTCGGCTGTCCGATCATTAATGTATCGAATAAAGCCATTGAAGAAACAGCCAATGACGTAATGGATATTCTTAATATGCAAAAAAACGTTTATTCATTATAA